The following nucleotide sequence is from Methanolinea sp..
AAACCCCATCTCGTAGAGCGGGTTCACGGCGAGCCTGCGCCACCAGGTGTAGAGGAAGACTTCGAGCGCTCGCCAGTTCCGGACAGGAGAGATATTCAATTGGCCGGGGTGGAACGGGTTTTCGCTGACCGGAGGCAACCCTGCCCTGGAGAAGGATTCGTAATACCGGTTCCCCTGTATGGTTACACACTCACCTTTCTCACCGAGCCACAGCTTTACCGGGAGGAGCTTTACCAGCTCACAGCACCACCGGTTATCCTTTGTCGGGAGCCCTTGTTCTGCGATGTGCCTGAGAAGACCTCCTCCTTCGAGCCGGACCGCGATTCCCATCTCGTCCACAAATGAGAGCGTTTCTGGAAATTCCATCCCGGTATCGATGAAGTAACTTTCTGTCACACCAGCCCTCCTGGCAAGCTCAAGGGCCACGGTGCTGTCCTTGCCTCCCGAAAAGGAGACGTTCACGCGCGGACGGTCGTACATATGCCGGCGGATGAACCGGACGGCGTGCCGCTCAAGGTTCTTCAGGTGAATCCGGTTCCTCTCCACCGCGACATTCCAGCCCGGATCGGGATATTCGCTCACCGGCACAACGCCAATCTTCCTGATTTTCAGACGGTCTCCGGAAAGAATCCCCGTCCCGGCCATCCCGCGAAACAGGACGATGACCGGGCCGTCCGTGAGATCGGTCCAGACTGCAACCCGTTTTCCCCCTATCTTCCGGCCGGAAATCGCCTCTGGTTCCCGGCACGCCGTCTCAAGGTCGATTATCCCGGCCCGGGCACGGGGGAGCAGGAAAGGAAGCGCTTCCTGTTCAGGGACAAAGGACCAGCGCCTGGTGCAGGGATGAAACGAGAGCCACCCGAACCGGGCCCCGTTGGCAATCACCAGGTCGTTCCGGTCGAGCCCACCGGCCTTATTGAAGAGGATTATCTCTGGAAGATCGCCGGTACCAAACCTCTGGAGGAGGAGGGTGGAAAGCATATTCCGGTCGGTGCCGAAAGCGGGACGTACGTCGTAGGGTCGGAGGAGTGGTATTCGTTCTCCCTGTCCTCCGCATGCGCAGCCCTGCCCGAGCAGGGGGACATTGCAGCGGGGACACCAGTAAAGCACCTTCTTGATGGGAGGCTCTCTCATCGTGTTCACATATTGAAGGGCCGGGGGGATAACCCTTCACAAGGAAGAAGCCCGACAATACCGGTTCCCCGCACTGCTCCTGCCCCCGGGGTCAACCTGATAACCGATCATGTCACAGTAGTTCTTCATGAAGTGGGCGCTCATCTCAGTATGGGACAAACGGGGGATCGTGGAACTGGCACGGGCGCTGGCCGGTCACGGGGTCGGGATCCTCTCCTCTGGCGGGACCGGCCGCCTGCTCCGGGAAGCAGGCATCGGTTTCACCGAAGTTGCAGCGTATACAGGCTCCCCGGAGATGATGGACGGGCGGGTCAAGACCCTCCATCCCAGGGTGCACGGGGGCCTGCTGGGGCGGCGGGGTATTGACGACCCTGCAATGTCCGAACACGGTATCCACCCTATTGACCTCCTGGTAGCAAACCTCTATCCCTTCGAGGACATGTCTGCAACCATTTCCGATCTTGCGGAGCTCACCGAGTATATTGACATCGGGGGGCCGGCGATGATCCGGGCAGCAGCAAAGAATTTCCGCAATGTTGCGGTCGTCACCAGTCCGGCCGATTATGGTCAGGTTCTCGATGCACTTGCCGCAGGAGGCTTTTCCCAGGAACAGCGATTCGAACTGGCAAAAAAGGCGTTTGCCCTGACTGCCGCGTATGATGCTGCGATCAGCAATCACTTCCAGAGGATAGGCCGCGACCTCCCTGAAATCTTCTCCATCCAGGTGCGGAACGGCAGGAGGCTCCGATACGGGGAGAACCCCCACCAGAAGGGCGCTGTCTTCGGTGAGACCGGCATTGCTGCTGCAGTCCCGCTCCAGGGAAAGGAGATGTCCTACAACAACTACCTTGACCTCCATGCTGCTGCCGGCCTGATTCGGGAATTCGATGAGCCTGCAACCGTCATCGTGAAACACAACAACCCCTGCGGGGTCGCGGTTGGCAATCACGTCCTCGAAGCCTATGTCCGCGCCCGCGATGTCGACCCGGTTTCGGCCTACGGATCGGTCGTCGCCGTCAATCGCGAGGTCGGGCTCCCTCTTGCCGAGGAGATATGTTCGACTTTTGTTGAAGTCCTTGCCGCACCGTCATTCACCCCTGATGCCCTGGAGGCCATGGAGAGGAAGGAGAACATGCGGGTCCTGGTCCTCCCCGGCCCGGTATCCGGACCCGAGTTCCGGACTATCGATGGCGGGCTCCTCCTGCAGGAGACACCTCCTTACCGTGAGCACTGGAAGGTGATAACAGACCGCGATGCGACACCGGATGAGCTTACGGCACTCACCCTGGCCTGGAAAGTCTGCAAGCACACCAGGAGCAATACCATCATCTTTGCCGACCGGCAGCGGACGCTCGGAATCGGAGCAGGCCAGATGAGCCGCGTGGATGCTGCAAAGATCGCTATCGACAAGTCCCTCTTCTCCCTGGTCGGGTCGGTGGTCGCGTCCGATGCCTTCCTGCCGTTCCCAGACACCCTGGAGATCGCTGCTGCCGCTGGAGCAACAGCCCTCATCCAGCCGGGTGGATCGATCCGCGATGCCGAGGTGATTGCCGCGGCAAACACCCTGAGCATGGCCATGATCTTCACCGGGGTGCGCTACTTCCGTCACTGACCGGTCACGATACTTATTTTAATCCGTTCACCGGAACGTATGAGTGAAAGACAGGTGAATTACATGGACTTTGGAAAATTACTGGGTGATTCCTTTGGATATACCAAGGATGGCCTGCTGGGAAATCCGGTGACCTGGATCCTGCTGATAGTGCTGTCAGTGTTACCCGTCATTCCGTTCGGTCTTGCGCTGCTGGCAATGATCCCCTTATTCATGACCGGAACGGTAACCGGTATTCCGACGGTTATCGCGGCCTTTGCCGTTGCACTCATCGTGGCATTGCTGCTCGGAACATTCTTCATGGGCTACATGGTGAAAATATTCAGGGGAGAGGTTCCCCTGCCGGCCGTCTCAGGCTTCGGAAAGATGTTCTCAGATGGTATCAGGTATCTCCTCATCGAGATTATCTACACCATCCCGGTCATCATCATCCTTGCATTTTCGATCGGGGCTGTATTCATGGCCGCACTCTCGACAGGGCCCGACTTCGAGGCCCTTCTCCCGCTCATCGGAGGAGCCATTCTTGGCATTCTCATCGCCCTGATTGTCGCTATTATAATCGGACTCTTCGCGATAATCGGTGTGGTACGGTTTGCCCGGACAGGCAGGATTGGCGAGGCATTCAATTTTTCAGCCATCATTGCCACGATTGGGAGGATCGGCTGGGGTTCCTACATACTCGCCCTGATCATCGGGGGGGCAATCGTCCTCGTTGTCCAGGTCGTTCTGGGATCGATCCCCTTTATCGGGGGAATACTCCAGTTGATCATCTCTCCGTTCCTCACGGTATTCTTCACCCGGTATGTGACCCTGCTATACGAGAGCGGTGAGCGGGATGTCACTGTCCAGGCTTAAATAATCTTTTTTTACCGGCCTTATCCAAATGCTTAAGTATCCATGACCACCAGCTGTACTTCTGTGGTGGAATTTCCATGACAGATCGTTTTATTCTCTAGCGAAGTACGCTTTTTTGATACCACCTTACGGGACGGGGAACAGACTCCCGGCGTCTCATTGAAACCCTCTGAAAAACTCGAGATCGCACAGCGACTATCCGACATCGGCGTGCATGTCATCGAGGTCGGGTCGGCGGCGGCATCAGAGGGAGAGCGCCAGGCACTAAGGCTCATCTCATCAGCCGGGCTGGCAGCCGAGATCTGCACCTACGTCAGGGCTGTGCAACAGGACATCGATTATGCTGCTGATTATGGTGCGGACTCGGTGCACCTGGTCATCCCGGTTAGCGACCTGCACATC
It contains:
- a CDS encoding phosphoadenosine phosphosulfate reductase family protein, producing the protein MREPPIKKVLYWCPRCNVPLLGQGCACGGQGERIPLLRPYDVRPAFGTDRNMLSTLLLQRFGTGDLPEIILFNKAGGLDRNDLVIANGARFGWLSFHPCTRRWSFVPEQEALPFLLPRARAGIIDLETACREPEAISGRKIGGKRVAVWTDLTDGPVIVLFRGMAGTGILSGDRLKIRKIGVVPVSEYPDPGWNVAVERNRIHLKNLERHAVRFIRRHMYDRPRVNVSFSGGKDSTVALELARRAGVTESYFIDTGMEFPETLSFVDEMGIAVRLEGGGLLRHIAEQGLPTKDNRWCCELVKLLPVKLWLGEKGECVTIQGNRYYESFSRAGLPPVSENPFHPGQLNISPVRNWRALEVFLYTWWRRLAVNPLYEMGFERVGCWMCPAMLESEFELVRTVHPDLHHRWLTVLQEYAGKQGLPPEFIGCGLWRWKHPPPKMQELCRENMSHAAKEG
- the purH gene encoding bifunctional phosphoribosylaminoimidazolecarboxamide formyltransferase/IMP cyclohydrolase, whose translation is MKWALISVWDKRGIVELARALAGHGVGILSSGGTGRLLREAGIGFTEVAAYTGSPEMMDGRVKTLHPRVHGGLLGRRGIDDPAMSEHGIHPIDLLVANLYPFEDMSATISDLAELTEYIDIGGPAMIRAAAKNFRNVAVVTSPADYGQVLDALAAGGFSQEQRFELAKKAFALTAAYDAAISNHFQRIGRDLPEIFSIQVRNGRRLRYGENPHQKGAVFGETGIAAAVPLQGKEMSYNNYLDLHAAAGLIREFDEPATVIVKHNNPCGVAVGNHVLEAYVRARDVDPVSAYGSVVAVNREVGLPLAEEICSTFVEVLAAPSFTPDALEAMERKENMRVLVLPGPVSGPEFRTIDGGLLLQETPPYREHWKVITDRDATPDELTALTLAWKVCKHTRSNTIIFADRQRTLGIGAGQMSRVDAAKIAIDKSLFSLVGSVVASDAFLPFPDTLEIAAAAGATALIQPGGSIRDAEVIAAANTLSMAMIFTGVRYFRH
- a CDS encoding DUF4013 domain-containing protein; the protein is MDFGKLLGDSFGYTKDGLLGNPVTWILLIVLSVLPVIPFGLALLAMIPLFMTGTVTGIPTVIAAFAVALIVALLLGTFFMGYMVKIFRGEVPLPAVSGFGKMFSDGIRYLLIEIIYTIPVIIILAFSIGAVFMAALSTGPDFEALLPLIGGAILGILIALIVAIIIGLFAIIGVVRFARTGRIGEAFNFSAIIATIGRIGWGSYILALIIGGAIVLVVQVVLGSIPFIGGILQLIISPFLTVFFTRYVTLLYESGERDVTVQA